A genomic segment from Ramlibacter agri encodes:
- a CDS encoding SDR family NAD(P)-dependent oxidoreductase — protein MNTSSAINYGLAGRVCIVTGAAQGIGEACARRFAREGAKVVLADIADERGQQLAQELQGLYVPCDVGDKAQVDTLVAKTMLTHGRIDVLVNNAGIFKAADFLDVSEADFDAVLRVNLKGSFLVGQAVAREMAKVGRGTIVNMSSVNGIMAIPSIASYNVSKGGINQLTRVMALALAEKGIRVNAVAPGTIATELAAKAVLTSEEAKQRIMMRTPLKRLGEPAEVADVVAWLASDAASYVTGEIVYVDGGRMTLNYTMPA, from the coding sequence ATGAACACGTCCTCCGCCATCAACTACGGCCTCGCCGGCCGCGTCTGCATCGTCACCGGCGCCGCGCAGGGCATCGGCGAGGCTTGCGCCCGCCGGTTTGCGCGCGAAGGCGCGAAGGTGGTGCTGGCCGACATCGCCGATGAACGCGGCCAGCAGCTGGCGCAGGAGCTGCAGGGCCTCTACGTGCCCTGCGACGTGGGCGACAAGGCGCAGGTCGACACGCTGGTGGCCAAGACGATGCTGACCCACGGCCGCATCGACGTGCTGGTGAACAACGCCGGCATCTTCAAGGCCGCCGATTTCCTGGACGTCAGCGAAGCCGACTTCGACGCGGTGCTGCGCGTCAACCTCAAAGGTTCCTTCCTCGTCGGCCAGGCCGTGGCCCGCGAGATGGCGAAGGTGGGCCGCGGCACGATCGTGAACATGAGTTCGGTCAACGGCATCATGGCCATCCCCAGCATCGCCAGCTACAACGTCAGCAAGGGCGGCATCAACCAGCTCACGCGCGTGATGGCGCTGGCGCTGGCCGAGAAGGGCATCCGCGTGAACGCGGTGGCGCCGGGCACGATCGCCACCGAGCTGGCGGCCAAGGCGGTGCTCACCAGCGAAGAGGCGAAGCAGCGCATCATGATGCGCACGCCGCTGAAGCGCCTGGGCGAGCCGGCGGAAGTGGCGGACGTGGTGGCCTGGCTCGCGAGCGATGCCGCGAGCTACGTCACCGGCGAGATCGTCTACGTGGACGGCGGCCGGATGACCCTGAACTACACGATGCCGGCCTGA